The Thermus brockianus genome window below encodes:
- a CDS encoding nitrate reductase subunit alpha: MKDWIKEVENPAERKWEEFYRNRFQHDKRVRTTHGVNCTGSCSWEVFVKDGIVTWELQATDYPSLEAGLPPYEPRGCQRGISFSWYQYSPIRVKYPYARGALLDLWREAKAKHPDPVAAWEAIQNDPHRRKRYQKARGKGGFRRVTWDEALELIAAAVVSTVKRYGPDRVIGFSPIPAMSQISYAAGSRFLSLLGGVPMSFYDWYCDLPNASPEIWGEQTDVHESADWYNARFIAVMGSNLNMTRTPDTHFIAEVRHAGAKLTVFSPDFSQVSKYADWWIPINPGQDGAFWMAVNHVLLKEFYADKEVPYFQDYLKRYTDSPFLVEIKDGRPGRYLRANRLSAYAEEENGDFKLLVYDEAKGARMPGGTLGFRWQKEKGQWNLKLEDPKTGEPLNPRLSLLGVEDAVVLVELDDFASDRKLKRGVPVKYLTTKEGEKVAVATVFDLLMAQFGVGRGLPGDYPQSYEDDLPYTPAWQEKWTGIHRETLLRYARAWGENGLKTQGKNLIIIGAGINHWYHNNLMYRAGIVALMLTGSVGVNGGGLAHYVGQEKLANQASWGPIAFATDWGYPPRQQNTPSFHYVHSDQWRYERGFSAYDKTAQGLADHTVDHQVRAVRKGWLPFFPQFNKNPLEVVKEAEAKGAKTEAEVVQYVVEALKRGELKFAVEDPDAPENWPRVWFIWRGNAIGTSAKGHEFFLKHYLGTHTNAIAEEVAEGHVAEVVYRKPAPEGKLDLVVDLNFRMDTSALYSDLVLPAATWYEKDDLNTTDLHTFINPLQAAVPPSWESKPDWEIFKAIAKKVSELSKVHLPKPVKDIVMIPLQHDTPDELAQPEDRDWKRGEVEPIPGKTMPKFRVVERDYTQLYEKMVTLGPAVEKNGVGMHGLSIPVEDFYKELAERQPRLYQGEKRPSLEEPRQVAEAILFLDPVSNGELAYRAFLDEEKKTGVRLTDLAEGNRHVRISFKDLVAQPRRQLTTPTWSAILNHGRAYSPYTLNVERMVPWRTLTGRQHFYLDHPNYLAWGEHLPTYKPRPEVHMLQETERSAKEAQGKLMNYITPHGKWSIHSTYSENHRMMTLSRGGYPIWLNDKDAAELGIQDNDWVELFNDNGVFVQRAIVSARIPRGTVFVYHATERTVGIPKSPLRGQRAGMNNSITRARLKPVLMSGGYAQFTYAFNYWGPVGVNRDTWVFVRKLEKPPEW; the protein is encoded by the coding sequence ATGAAAGACTGGATTAAGGAAGTGGAAAACCCGGCGGAAAGGAAGTGGGAGGAGTTTTACCGCAACCGCTTCCAGCACGACAAAAGGGTGCGCACCACCCATGGGGTGAACTGCACCGGCTCTTGCTCCTGGGAAGTTTTCGTCAAGGACGGCATCGTCACCTGGGAACTCCAGGCCACGGACTACCCGAGCCTCGAGGCGGGCCTCCCCCCCTACGAGCCCCGGGGGTGCCAGCGGGGCATCAGCTTTAGCTGGTACCAGTACAGCCCTATCCGGGTGAAGTACCCCTACGCCCGCGGGGCCCTTTTGGACCTCTGGCGGGAGGCTAAGGCCAAGCACCCAGACCCCGTGGCTGCCTGGGAAGCCATCCAGAACGACCCCCACCGGCGCAAGCGCTACCAAAAGGCGAGGGGCAAGGGGGGTTTCCGCCGGGTGACCTGGGACGAGGCGCTGGAACTCATCGCCGCCGCAGTGGTTTCCACGGTGAAGCGTTACGGGCCTGACCGGGTCATCGGGTTTTCCCCCATCCCCGCCATGAGCCAGATTTCCTACGCCGCCGGAAGCCGTTTCCTCTCCCTTTTGGGCGGCGTACCCATGAGCTTTTACGACTGGTACTGCGACCTGCCCAACGCCTCGCCGGAGATCTGGGGGGAGCAGACGGACGTCCACGAGTCCGCCGACTGGTATAACGCCCGCTTCATCGCCGTCATGGGCTCCAACCTCAACATGACCCGTACCCCGGACACCCACTTCATCGCTGAGGTGCGGCACGCCGGGGCTAAGCTCACCGTTTTCAGCCCCGACTTCTCCCAGGTTTCCAAGTACGCCGACTGGTGGATTCCCATAAACCCCGGTCAGGACGGTGCCTTCTGGATGGCGGTGAACCACGTCCTTCTAAAGGAGTTCTACGCCGATAAGGAGGTGCCCTACTTCCAAGACTACCTAAAGCGCTACACGGATAGCCCCTTCCTGGTGGAGATCAAGGACGGCCGCCCCGGGCGCTACCTCCGGGCGAACCGCCTTTCGGCCTACGCCGAGGAGGAAAACGGCGACTTCAAGCTTCTCGTCTATGACGAGGCCAAGGGTGCCCGGATGCCCGGTGGGACCTTGGGTTTTCGCTGGCAGAAGGAAAAAGGCCAGTGGAACCTGAAGCTGGAAGACCCCAAAACCGGCGAACCCCTTAACCCCCGCTTGAGCCTCCTGGGGGTGGAGGATGCGGTGGTCCTGGTGGAGCTGGACGATTTCGCCTCTGACCGCAAGCTCAAGCGCGGGGTTCCCGTAAAGTACCTCACCACCAAGGAAGGGGAAAAGGTGGCGGTGGCCACGGTCTTTGACCTGCTCATGGCCCAGTTCGGGGTGGGCCGGGGTTTGCCCGGGGACTACCCGCAAAGCTACGAGGACGACCTGCCCTACACCCCGGCTTGGCAGGAGAAATGGACGGGGATCCACCGGGAAACCCTCCTCCGGTACGCCCGGGCCTGGGGGGAAAATGGCCTCAAGACCCAGGGGAAGAACCTCATCATCATCGGCGCGGGCATCAACCATTGGTACCACAACAACCTCATGTACCGCGCTGGGATCGTGGCCCTCATGCTCACGGGGAGCGTGGGCGTGAACGGGGGCGGCCTCGCCCACTACGTGGGTCAGGAGAAGCTCGCCAACCAGGCCAGCTGGGGCCCCATCGCCTTCGCCACCGACTGGGGTTACCCCCCTCGGCAACAGAACACGCCGAGCTTCCACTACGTCCACTCGGACCAGTGGCGCTACGAACGGGGCTTCTCCGCCTACGACAAGACGGCCCAAGGGCTTGCCGACCACACCGTAGACCACCAGGTGCGGGCCGTGCGCAAGGGGTGGCTTCCCTTCTTCCCGCAGTTCAACAAGAACCCCTTGGAGGTGGTGAAGGAGGCGGAGGCCAAAGGGGCCAAAACCGAGGCGGAGGTGGTCCAGTACGTGGTGGAAGCCCTGAAGCGGGGTGAGCTTAAGTTCGCCGTGGAAGACCCGGATGCCCCGGAGAACTGGCCGAGGGTCTGGTTCATCTGGCGGGGGAACGCCATCGGCACCAGCGCCAAGGGGCACGAGTTCTTCCTGAAACACTACCTAGGTACCCACACCAACGCCATCGCCGAGGAGGTGGCGGAAGGGCACGTGGCGGAGGTGGTGTACCGCAAACCTGCCCCCGAGGGAAAGCTGGACCTGGTGGTGGACCTCAACTTCCGCATGGACACCAGCGCCCTTTATTCCGATCTCGTTCTCCCCGCCGCCACCTGGTACGAGAAGGACGACCTGAACACCACCGACCTCCATACCTTCATCAACCCCCTGCAGGCCGCCGTGCCCCCTTCCTGGGAGTCCAAGCCCGACTGGGAGATTTTCAAGGCCATCGCCAAAAAGGTCTCCGAGTTGTCCAAGGTCCACCTGCCCAAGCCCGTAAAGGACATCGTCATGATCCCCTTGCAGCACGACACCCCCGACGAGCTGGCCCAGCCTGAGGACCGGGACTGGAAGCGGGGTGAGGTGGAACCCATCCCCGGGAAAACCATGCCCAAGTTCCGGGTGGTGGAGCGCGACTACACCCAGCTCTACGAGAAGATGGTGACCCTCGGTCCTGCCGTGGAGAAGAACGGGGTGGGGATGCACGGGCTTTCCATCCCCGTGGAGGACTTCTACAAGGAGCTTGCCGAGCGCCAACCCCGGCTTTACCAAGGGGAGAAGCGGCCCAGCCTCGAGGAGCCCCGCCAGGTGGCGGAGGCCATCCTCTTCCTGGACCCCGTTTCCAACGGCGAGCTCGCCTACCGCGCTTTCTTGGACGAAGAGAAGAAGACCGGGGTGAGGCTCACCGATCTGGCGGAGGGCAACCGCCACGTGCGCATCTCCTTCAAGGACCTCGTGGCCCAGCCCCGGCGCCAGCTCACCACGCCCACCTGGAGCGCCATCCTCAACCACGGCCGGGCCTATAGCCCCTACACGCTGAACGTGGAACGGATGGTGCCTTGGCGCACCCTCACGGGGCGGCAGCACTTCTACCTGGACCACCCCAACTACCTGGCCTGGGGCGAACACCTGCCCACCTACAAGCCTCGCCCCGAGGTTCACATGCTCCAGGAAACGGAAAGAAGCGCCAAAGAGGCTCAAGGCAAGCTCATGAACTACATCACCCCCCACGGCAAGTGGTCCATCCACTCCACCTATTCCGAGAACCACCGCATGATGACGCTTTCCCGGGGCGGTTACCCCATCTGGCTCAACGATAAGGACGCTGCCGAGCTCGGCATCCAGGACAACGACTGGGTGGAGCTTTTCAACGACAACGGCGTTTTCGTCCAGCGGGCCATCGTTTCCGCCCGCATTCCCCGGGGCACGGTCTTCGTCTACCACGCCACGGAGCGCACGGTGGGCATTCCCAAGAGCCCGCTGAGGGGCCAACGGGCGGGGATGAACAACTCCATCACCCGCGCCCGCCTCAAGCCCGTGCTGATGTCGGGCGGCTACGCTCAGTTCACCTATGCCTTCAACTACTGGGGGCCTGTGGGGGTAAACCGGGACACCTGGGTCTTCGTGCGCAAGCTGGAGAAGCCCCCGGAGTGGTAA
- a CDS encoding c-type cytochrome, translating into MKRRLYPLVLAFLLAPTLAQEGKALYGQFCAGCHGAEAQGIPGAIPPLAGNPRALDETHVVQVVRQGLSGPLEVGGVTYNGVMPPMPQVSEAQARAIAQYLKGLSGAEPQGPAPVATQGDPALGRALYLGQRPLQNGGAPCQACHTVAGLGFLGGGSLGKDLTDAAKRLGGEAGLTALLTNPAFPVMREAYKGKPLTEAEAAALAAFLVQVSQETPRPSSLYLGRFLVAGVFLLGLLLIYQAAVWQLRPKSLAERIRSQLRR; encoded by the coding sequence ATGAAGCGAAGGCTCTATCCCCTGGTCCTGGCCTTCCTCCTGGCCCCTACCTTGGCCCAGGAGGGGAAGGCCCTTTACGGCCAGTTCTGCGCCGGTTGCCACGGGGCCGAGGCCCAGGGCATTCCCGGGGCTATCCCGCCTTTGGCCGGGAACCCCAGGGCCTTGGACGAAACCCACGTGGTCCAGGTGGTGCGCCAAGGGCTTTCCGGGCCCTTGGAGGTGGGGGGCGTCACCTACAACGGGGTCATGCCTCCCATGCCGCAGGTTTCCGAGGCCCAGGCCCGGGCCATCGCCCAGTACCTGAAGGGGCTTTCCGGAGCCGAGCCCCAGGGACCAGCGCCGGTGGCGACCCAAGGGGACCCCGCCTTGGGCCGGGCCCTATACCTGGGCCAAAGGCCCTTGCAAAACGGCGGCGCTCCCTGCCAGGCCTGCCACACCGTGGCCGGGTTGGGGTTCCTGGGGGGTGGTTCCCTGGGCAAGGACCTCACGGACGCCGCCAAGCGGCTGGGAGGGGAGGCGGGGCTTACTGCCTTGCTCACCAACCCCGCCTTTCCGGTGATGCGGGAGGCGTATAAGGGCAAGCCCCTCACCGAGGCTGAGGCCGCCGCTTTGGCTGCGTTCTTGGTGCAGGTTTCGCAGGAAACCCCCAGGCCATCTTCCCTGTACCTGGGCCGCTTCTTGGTGGCCGGGGTGTTTCTTTTGGGGCTTCTTCTGATCTACCAGGCGGCGGTTTGGCAGCTCCGCCCCAAGAGCTTGGCGGAGCGCATCCGGAGCCAGCTTAGGAGGTGA
- a CDS encoding GAF domain-containing protein codes for MRPLARLRLTAEGLAEVLEADPSLGLEGRGPCAELVQGQDPFGRPLCSRCPVQRELKRGAYRASTPLLLKGKRLRCQGYRENGGYLVELYPERAEPPDLLLELSRLTRHLLRHPEAFPDALESFLGVLRQGLGMDAAELFLADPEGHHLILTAYEGLHREAFLEKPWFHLGEGYPGIVALHREPLFTHALQQDPRYLRQKVKQLGYQTYICYPLELPHGLIGVLNLAARNPELDHQEALEALSRIAPLFASTLYTLLTRLGEVGLLALGERLYRGEVAEARHTFLQALKRLTQATGVRLVTPGGERMELGLVPPCAMRNCPAWRGEVVGLKNGLPDCPEAEGRPRICLPLWAKGQVVAVGTLFHARPPKPPTGPAAPALWFSRLATPLLFPHNEAQELDLEVYALGGFRLRFRGKELSPKDFGRSGAYRLFKFFLANKDRALYTDDLAEAFFPELEPERARQEVYALVYHLRKTLPGIVEREGEYYRLHLPERRFLDFERFEELMRKADLEEGLSAFKTLRQALELYKGPLFGDDPYGEWAEAERTYLQERALSGLLRLGDLAEALGYKEVAKEAYARALKLEPFLQEAKRRLEALKG; via the coding sequence ATGCGGCCCTTAGCCCGGCTCAGGCTTACCGCCGAAGGGTTGGCCGAGGTCCTGGAGGCGGACCCCTCCTTGGGCCTGGAAGGCCGAGGCCCCTGCGCAGAGCTGGTGCAGGGGCAAGACCCCTTTGGCCGCCCCTTGTGCTCCCGTTGCCCGGTGCAGCGGGAGCTGAAGCGGGGCGCTTACCGGGCCAGCACCCCCCTTCTCCTCAAGGGAAAGCGGCTTCGCTGCCAGGGCTACCGGGAAAATGGAGGGTACCTGGTGGAGCTCTACCCCGAACGGGCTGAACCCCCGGATCTGCTTTTGGAGCTTTCCCGGCTCACCCGGCACCTCCTGCGCCACCCAGAAGCCTTCCCCGACGCCTTGGAAAGCTTCCTGGGCGTCTTGCGCCAGGGGTTGGGCATGGACGCCGCCGAGCTCTTCCTCGCCGACCCCGAGGGACACCACCTGATCCTCACCGCTTATGAGGGGCTACACCGGGAAGCGTTTTTGGAAAAGCCCTGGTTTCACCTGGGCGAGGGCTACCCGGGCATCGTGGCCCTCCATCGGGAACCCCTCTTCACCCACGCCCTACAGCAAGACCCCCGGTACCTCCGGCAAAAGGTGAAACAGCTAGGATACCAGACCTACATCTGCTACCCCCTGGAGCTTCCCCACGGCCTCATCGGCGTGCTCAACCTGGCGGCGCGTAACCCCGAATTGGACCACCAGGAGGCCCTCGAGGCCCTTTCCCGCATCGCTCCCCTCTTCGCCAGCACCCTCTACACCCTCCTCACCCGCCTGGGCGAGGTGGGGCTTTTGGCCCTAGGGGAACGCCTCTACCGGGGGGAGGTTGCCGAGGCCCGGCACACCTTCCTCCAGGCGCTCAAACGGCTCACCCAGGCCACCGGGGTAAGGCTGGTGACTCCCGGCGGCGAGCGGATGGAGCTGGGGCTTGTCCCCCCGTGCGCCATGCGGAACTGCCCCGCTTGGCGGGGGGAGGTGGTGGGCCTGAAAAACGGTCTTCCCGACTGCCCCGAAGCGGAAGGGAGGCCCAGGATCTGCCTGCCCCTTTGGGCCAAGGGGCAGGTGGTGGCCGTGGGCACCTTGTTCCACGCCCGCCCGCCCAAGCCTCCCACCGGCCCCGCCGCCCCCGCACTGTGGTTTTCCCGGCTCGCCACCCCCCTCCTCTTTCCCCACAACGAGGCGCAGGAGCTGGACCTCGAGGTTTACGCCTTGGGAGGCTTCCGCCTCCGCTTCCGGGGCAAGGAGCTCTCCCCCAAGGACTTTGGCCGCAGCGGGGCTTACCGCCTCTTCAAGTTCTTCTTGGCCAACAAGGACCGGGCCCTCTACACAGATGACCTGGCCGAAGCCTTCTTTCCCGAGCTGGAACCCGAGCGGGCCCGGCAGGAGGTTTACGCCCTCGTTTACCATCTGCGCAAGACCCTACCCGGCATCGTGGAGCGGGAAGGGGAGTATTACCGTCTACACCTCCCGGAGCGGCGCTTCCTGGACTTTGAGCGCTTTGAGGAGCTCATGCGCAAAGCGGACCTGGAGGAGGGGCTTTCCGCCTTCAAAACCCTGCGCCAGGCCCTGGAGCTTTATAAAGGCCCCCTGTTCGGCGACGACCCCTACGGGGAGTGGGCGGAGGCGGAACGGACCTACCTCCAAGAAAGGGCCCTTTCCGGCCTGCTGCGCCTAGGGGACCTGGCCGAGGCCCTGGGTTACAAGGAGGTGGCCAAGGAAGCTTACGCCCGCGCCTTAAAGCTGGAACCCTTCCTCCAGGAAGCCAAAAGGCGCCTCGAGGCCCTGAAGGGGTGA
- a CDS encoding Crp/Fnr family transcriptional regulator, which produces MDLSQVPLFRELDPKDLEALAREARPRPLQKGEVLFLEGEPVRALFVVQKGLIKVYKLDPEGRKQVVLHVEGPGRVLAEVALFLERPTYPASAEALEESQVLAIPKEVFFRLVEERPPLARALIRYLARRQGQLLHLLDRLVFHEVRERLCEFLLEELRAKGQGFPLPTNPELAALLGTVPEAVSRNLGELYRRGLIRLSGRKVEIPNPMALEEEIL; this is translated from the coding sequence ATGGACCTCTCCCAAGTACCCCTCTTCCGCGAGCTGGACCCCAAGGACCTGGAAGCCCTGGCCCGGGAGGCTAGGCCCCGCCCCTTGCAAAAGGGCGAGGTGCTCTTTCTGGAGGGGGAGCCCGTCCGGGCCCTCTTTGTGGTGCAAAAGGGGCTCATCAAGGTCTACAAGCTAGACCCCGAGGGCAGGAAGCAGGTGGTCCTCCACGTGGAGGGGCCAGGCCGGGTCCTGGCCGAGGTGGCCCTTTTCCTGGAACGGCCCACCTACCCTGCCAGCGCCGAGGCTCTGGAGGAAAGCCAGGTCCTGGCCATTCCCAAGGAAGTCTTCTTCCGCCTGGTGGAGGAAAGACCCCCCCTGGCCCGGGCCCTGATCCGCTACCTGGCCCGCCGGCAAGGCCAGCTCCTCCACCTCCTGGACCGCCTGGTCTTCCACGAGGTGCGGGAGAGGCTCTGCGAGTTTTTGCTGGAAGAGTTGCGGGCAAAGGGACAGGGCTTCCCCTTACCCACCAACCCCGAGCTCGCCGCCCTTTTGGGCACCGTGCCCGAAGCGGTTTCCCGCAACCTGGGGGAGCTTTACCGGCGGGGGCTAATCCGCCTTTCCGGCCGGAAGGTGGAAATCCCTAACCCCATGGCGCTAGAGGAGGAGATCTTGTGA
- a CDS encoding FeoA family protein produces the protein MYPLSQLSPGQRARVLQVAPERRRLLALGLRPGALVEVLLQAPLGDPLEVRAGEAFLLLRKEEAQAVMVEALEEA, from the coding sequence ATGTATCCCCTTTCCCAGCTTTCTCCCGGCCAACGCGCCCGCGTGCTCCAGGTGGCACCTGAGCGCCGCCGCCTCCTCGCCTTGGGTCTCCGTCCCGGGGCCCTCGTGGAGGTCCTGCTCCAGGCCCCCCTAGGCGACCCCCTGGAGGTACGGGCGGGGGAGGCCTTCTTGCTCCTGCGCAAAGAAGAGGCGCAAGCGGTGATGGTGGAGGCCTTAGAAGAAGCATGA
- the feoB gene encoding ferrous iron transport protein B — translation MSCPRCAPQAPLALKAEERWALVGNPNTGKSSLINALAGADLEVGNWSGTTLERLSAHLSVGEGRVELVDLPGTYSLLPTSPEEALVLKELLQNPPDRILNVLDAGNLERNLVLTLELMELGLPMALVVNLLDEAEAKGLRVDLEALAEALGLPVAGAIAARGQVEGVLEAALGALAPKPPVRYPAPLEEALAALEPSYPNRGLALLALLGEAVPLPEPLLRAAQEEREKLLRKGHDPYLLALEGRYQKAKEVYEKAVQRHGTPSPLTERLDRLVLHPLLGLPLFLLALFLAFRFTFALSSPWVDLIGRVQEVLAGWIAASPLPPLLRSFLAEGVVAGVGTVLAFTPVLFLLYLALAFLETSGFLARMAFVADRVMQWAGLPGKAFIPLVLGFGCNVPAVYATRALAHPLDRLRVALALPFLACGARLPVFTLFAFVFFPKNAPLVVLGLYLLGLLVGLATALLLGRLFQAGRGEGAMELPPYRFPPLKLLLRLSLARTGSFVRGAGGPILVAVLLIWALLHVPLGATSPYALLAQALTPLFDPLGVGDWRLVGALIPGFVAKEVVVGALGVSFLGEAGLAPLGLLEGLRTLGEAFGHALAGTLQGLLSLVAPVSFSLALEPTPLQAVLKDAVDPMGALAYLVFVLLYTPCVATLAALRQVVGTRWAASSVAYQLLLAYALAFLAGHLPLKP, via the coding sequence ATGAGCTGCCCCCGGTGCGCACCCCAGGCTCCCTTGGCCCTAAAGGCGGAGGAAAGGTGGGCCTTGGTGGGCAACCCCAACACCGGCAAGTCCTCCCTCATCAACGCCCTGGCGGGGGCGGACCTCGAGGTGGGCAACTGGTCCGGGACCACCTTAGAGCGCCTTTCCGCCCACCTGTCCGTGGGCGAGGGCCGGGTGGAGCTTGTGGACCTGCCCGGCACCTACAGCCTCCTACCCACCTCCCCGGAGGAGGCCCTTGTCCTAAAAGAACTCCTGCAAAACCCCCCGGACCGGATCCTGAACGTCCTGGATGCGGGCAACCTGGAACGCAACCTGGTCCTCACCCTGGAGCTCATGGAACTCGGCCTGCCCATGGCCTTGGTGGTGAACCTCCTGGACGAGGCCGAGGCCAAGGGGCTTCGGGTGGACCTGGAGGCCTTGGCCGAAGCCCTGGGCCTGCCCGTGGCCGGCGCCATAGCCGCCCGGGGCCAGGTAGAAGGGGTTTTGGAGGCGGCGCTAGGGGCCCTGGCGCCCAAGCCCCCCGTGCGCTACCCCGCCCCCCTCGAGGAGGCCTTGGCCGCCCTGGAACCGTCCTACCCCAACCGGGGGCTGGCCCTTCTCGCCCTTTTGGGGGAGGCGGTGCCGCTACCCGAACCCCTCCTTAGGGCAGCCCAGGAGGAGCGGGAAAAGCTCCTACGCAAGGGGCACGACCCCTACCTGTTGGCCTTGGAAGGACGCTACCAGAAGGCCAAGGAAGTGTACGAAAAAGCGGTCCAGCGCCACGGCACCCCTTCACCCCTCACCGAGCGCCTGGACCGCCTGGTCCTCCATCCCCTTTTGGGCCTACCCCTTTTCCTCCTGGCCCTTTTTCTCGCCTTCCGCTTCACCTTTGCCCTTTCTAGCCCCTGGGTGGACCTCATCGGCCGGGTGCAAGAGGTGCTTGCGGGATGGATTGCCGCCTCACCCCTGCCGCCCCTTCTCCGCTCCTTCTTGGCGGAGGGCGTGGTGGCGGGGGTGGGCACGGTGCTGGCCTTCACCCCGGTGCTCTTCCTCCTCTACCTGGCCCTGGCTTTTTTGGAAACTTCCGGGTTCCTCGCCCGCATGGCCTTCGTGGCCGACCGGGTCATGCAGTGGGCGGGACTTCCCGGAAAGGCCTTCATCCCCTTAGTCCTGGGGTTTGGCTGCAACGTGCCCGCCGTCTACGCCACCCGGGCCCTCGCCCACCCCCTAGACCGCCTGCGGGTGGCCTTGGCCCTCCCCTTTTTGGCCTGCGGGGCCCGGCTTCCCGTCTTCACCCTGTTCGCCTTCGTCTTCTTCCCGAAAAACGCCCCCCTGGTGGTGCTTGGCCTCTACCTCCTGGGGCTTCTCGTGGGGCTCGCCACCGCTTTGCTCCTTGGGCGCCTCTTCCAAGCCGGGCGGGGCGAGGGGGCCATGGAGCTTCCCCCCTACCGCTTCCCGCCTCTAAAGCTCCTCCTCCGCCTCTCCTTGGCCCGCACGGGAAGCTTCGTGCGGGGGGCCGGGGGGCCCATCCTGGTAGCCGTCCTCCTCATCTGGGCCCTCCTTCACGTGCCCTTGGGGGCAACCAGCCCCTACGCCCTTCTGGCCCAAGCGCTGACCCCCCTGTTTGACCCCCTGGGCGTGGGGGACTGGCGGCTCGTGGGGGCCCTCATCCCGGGCTTCGTGGCCAAGGAGGTGGTGGTGGGGGCCTTGGGGGTGAGCTTCCTGGGCGAAGCGGGCCTGGCCCCCTTGGGCCTCCTCGAGGGCCTGCGCACCCTAGGCGAAGCCTTCGGCCACGCCCTGGCGGGCACCCTGCAAGGCCTCCTTTCCCTGGTCGCCCCCGTGAGCTTTTCCTTGGCCCTCGAGCCCACCCCCTTGCAGGCCGTCCTGAAGGACGCCGTGGACCCCATGGGGGCCCTGGCCTACCTGGTCTTCGTCCTCCTCTACACCCCCTGCGTGGCCACCCTGGCCGCCTTGCGCCAGGTGGTGGGGACGCGCTGGGCCGCCTCGTCCGTGGCTTACCAGCTCCTCTTGGCCTACGCTCTGGCCTTCCTCGCCGGACACCTCCCCCTTAAGCCATGA
- a CDS encoding indolepyruvate ferredoxin oxidoreductase subunit alpha, whose protein sequence is MPHVICEPCIGVKDRSCQEVCPVECIYDAGEQLYIHPDECIDCGACVPACPVNAIYPEEDVPEKWRDYVEKNRLWAQTLPNVHVLEPQG, encoded by the coding sequence ATGCCCCACGTGATCTGCGAGCCTTGTATCGGTGTGAAGGACCGGTCCTGCCAGGAGGTCTGCCCGGTGGAGTGCATCTACGATGCCGGGGAGCAGCTTTACATCCACCCGGACGAGTGCATTGACTGCGGTGCCTGTGTGCCCGCCTGCCCGGTGAACGCCATCTACCCCGAGGAGGACGTTCCCGAGAAGTGGCGGGACTACGTGGAGAAGAACCGGCTCTGGGCCCAGACCCTGCCCAACGTGCACGTTCTGGAACCCCAGGGTTAG
- a CDS encoding winged helix DNA-binding protein, producing the protein MRDKALAALERKGLLVREKDPKDGRRFRLAPTAEGGRLAEALKGYAQPLRKALAGVDAEALLIPLMALLEGLVRQGVMADTGLCLTCRHLRREGGFYCALLRLHLAPEDLRLACPDHAPA; encoded by the coding sequence ATGCGGGACAAGGCCCTGGCCGCATTGGAGCGGAAAGGGCTTCTGGTGCGGGAAAAAGACCCCAAAGACGGACGCCGCTTCCGCCTCGCCCCCACGGCGGAAGGAGGGCGCCTCGCCGAAGCCCTAAAGGGCTACGCCCAACCCTTGCGGAAGGCCTTAGCGGGGGTAGATGCCGAGGCACTCCTAATCCCCCTCATGGCCCTCCTCGAGGGGCTCGTGCGCCAAGGGGTGATGGCCGATACCGGCCTCTGCCTCACCTGCCGCCACCTGCGGCGGGAAGGAGGGTTTTACTGCGCCCTCCTCCGCCTCCACCTCGCCCCAGAGGACTTGCGCCTCGCCTGCCCGGACCACGCACCCGCCTGA
- a CDS encoding c-type cytochrome, translating to MVGLKGQASSCGKEGSMMRNGWMILALGLWGMALAQDGGKLYAQYCAGCHQPTGQGVPGAFPSLVGLDPLFKDPKGRAYLVQVVAFGLQGSLKVGSFTYNGLMPPIGQLGDEEIARLLNHIGASFGNRNPQPFTPVEVQKARERRLTPQEVLKGRPTR from the coding sequence ATGGTTGGACTTAAAGGGCAAGCGTCCTCTTGCGGAAAGGAAGGAAGCATGATGAGGAACGGGTGGATGATCTTAGCGTTGGGGTTATGGGGGATGGCCTTGGCCCAGGATGGAGGCAAGCTTTACGCCCAGTATTGTGCCGGATGCCACCAGCCCACGGGGCAAGGAGTACCGGGAGCCTTTCCATCCCTGGTGGGGTTAGATCCTTTATTCAAGGACCCTAAGGGGCGGGCCTATTTGGTGCAGGTGGTGGCCTTTGGCCTGCAAGGCTCTCTTAAGGTGGGTTCTTTTACCTATAACGGCCTGATGCCCCCTATCGGCCAGCTGGGAGACGAGGAGATCGCCCGCTTGCTCAACCACATAGGCGCTAGCTTCGGCAACCGAAACCCGCAACCCTTTACGCCTGTTGAGGTTCAAAAGGCTCGGGAAAGGCGCTTAACCCCGCAAGAGGTGCTTAAGGGAAGGCCTACCCGGTAG